From the Garra rufa chromosome 17, GarRuf1.0, whole genome shotgun sequence genome, one window contains:
- the LOC141289191 gene encoding tripartite motif-containing protein 16-like, which produces MAEASVFSVEQFSCPVCLDLLKDPVAIPCGHSYCMSCITDCWDQEDQKRVYSCPQCRQTFSPRPTLGKNTLLAEVVEKLKKTKLQAAVPAGPGDVECDICTGRKHKAVKSCLVCLESYCQTHFERHEEFHSGKRHKVIDATGRLQQMICHQHDKLLEVFCRTDQQCVCMLCAMDEHKNHETVSTAAERTEKEKHLKKTQSKLQQRIQQRQKDLQQLREAVESHKRSAQTAVEDSERIFTELIRSIERSRSEVTQRIRDQEKAAVSRAEGQMKRLEQEIDDLKRRNTELEQLSHTDDHIHFLQSLQSLSAPPESTQNISVSFHVSFDAVRKSLSQLRDKLEDFCKEEIKNISDTQSNIVPRTREDFLQYFHRFTLDPNTVHKLLYRPDWNVEKEEVAYTSTRQPYPDHPDRFDVYPQVLCRESVSGRCYWELEWRGTVGVYISVSYKSISRKGSGNECLFGYNDQSWSLFCSCFSFLFWHNNKETKLPVPSSRCRIGVYVDHSAGTLSFYSVSDTMNLIHTVQTTFTQPLYPGFYVWGTVKLSEKKMML; this is translated from the exons ATGGCTGAAGCCAGTGTTTTTTCAGTGGAGCAGTTCAGCTGTCCagtgtgtctggatctcctgaaggatccagtggccattccctgtggacacagttactgtatgaGCTGCATTACAGACTGCTGGGATCAAGAGGATCAGAAgagagtctacagctgccctcagtgcagacagaccttcagtccaagacctACTTTAGGTAAAAACACCCTACTGGCTGAAgtggtggagaaactgaagaagaCCAAACTACAAGCTGCTGTTCCTGCTGGACCTGGAGACGTGGAGTGTGACATCTGTACTGGAAGAAAACACAAAGCTGTcaagtcctgtctggtgtgtcTGGAGTCTTACTGTCAAACTCATTTTGAGCGTCATGAGGAGTTTCACTCAGGAAAGAGACACAAAGTGATTGAtgccactggacgactgcagCAGATGATCTGCCATCAACATGATAAACTTCTGGAGGTTTTCTGTCGTACTGACCAGCAATGTGTTTGCATGTTGTGTGCTATGGATGAACATAAAAACCACGAGACTGTATCAACTGCAGCAGAGAGGACAGAGAAAGAG AAACACTTGAAGAAGACACAGAGTAAACtccagcagagaatccagcagagaCAGAAAGATCTTCAGCAGCTGAGAGAGGctgtggagtctcataag cgctctgcacagacagcagtggaggacagtgagaggatctttactgagctcatccgctccattgagagaagccgctctgagGTGACACAGCggatcagagatcaggaaaaggctgcagtgagtcgagctgaaggaCAAATGAagcgactggagcaggagatTGATGATCTGAAGAGGAGAAAcactgagctggagcagctttccCACACAGACGATCACATCCATTTCCTCCAg AGTCTTCAGTCTCTCTCAGCTCCTCCTGAATCTACACAAAACATCAGTGTCAGTTTCCACGTTTCTTTTGATGCTGTGAGAAAATCTCTCAGTCAGCTGAGAGACAAACTGGAGGATTTCTGCAAAGAGGAGATAAAAAATATATCTG ACACTCAGAGTAACATTGTTCCCAGGACCAGAGAGGACTTCCTACAGT ATTTCCATCGGTTCACTCTGGATCCAAACACTGTACATAAACTCCTCTATCGCCCTGACTGGAATGTAGAgaaagaagaagtggcttacaCTAGCACACGCcagccgtatcctgatcatccagacagatttgatgtttatcctcaggtgttgtgtagagagagtgtgagtggacgctgttactgggagctggAGTGGAGAGGGACTGTTGGTGtgtatatatcagtgtcatataagagcatcagcaggaagggatcTGGTAATGAGTGTTTATTTGGatataatgatcagtcctggagtttatTCTGCTCTTGCTTTAGTTTCTTATTCTGGCACAATAACAAAGAGACTAAACTCCCTGTTCCCTCAAGCCGCtgtagaataggagtgtatgtggatcacagtgcaggaactctgtccttctacagcgtctctgacacaatgaacctcatccacacagtccagaccacattcactcagccgctctatcctgggttttatGTTTGGGGAACAGTCaaactatctgaaaaaaaaatgatgctGTGA